The genomic window tgaatgagttcacatggtcattcatcgacataccgggtgcataagtgaaccgaaaaagtttctttttcatataaagcctattttcaagacttttcgttagaaacttttcttccaatgtatcccacagcttcttcgctgatgtctccctcatgacggagtacttctgctctttggccaaacataggcggattgtaccacacgcctgtctattgatcttggcccactccttgtcatccatcttgtcaggtttttcttcaagggctatatccagctcttgctgacataagacatccaggatctcacactgccacataccaaaattattggtaccgtcaaatttctctacttcaaattttgcatttgtcacagtagtccttgctgatgacgatgctgctgccatttttctcctcaatcccaactactgtatacgtgaacagtaccgtatacgtgaatagtgccgtatacgtgaatagtattgtatatgtgaatagtgccgtatacgtgaatagtatgtaaaattattgtactgaaaaatcacactaagttcaattcccaggaaagagaggtggatcacgaggatcgcttacataccagatctttcctagccagaatatccctctatcgtaatttaatagcacaataaatcactacaatgacacttgcaaaatatgcagaacaaaaataaagaacactagaattttaacgaggttcagcaaattttgcctacgtcctcaggcactaccaaatatatttcactccaaaaatacaagtgaaagtttacaaatagggagagagaacaattgccttaagtagagaatggcaagtgtgggatgaagaaagaaatggttaggcctatttatagttgaggttcaaggatcaacttgcaatgtccctatacaattagggaccaaaattgcaattatcccatgccaacttttaacccaacttgccaaccaattttactttctactttcggtgcccaccctttttgacttttcaaacaatgggtgggttccaataataaTCAACGTTGTGAACTCCCAAGCCTTCTCGAAATTTCGTTACCGAACCATCTCGACTCAACAGCTTCTGAATGTGGTGGCAGCACTTCCCTTGAACCAGAGACCGAGACACTTTGATACTGCTTCGTCTTTGGAACAATTCTGCAATGACACTGTGATGACATTTTGGCATCATCATGGAGGATGCCAAGTTGGGAAGGTTGTGGATGAAGATTACAAGGTCATTGGCGTGGATGGCCTTAGGGTTATCGATGCTTCTACCTTTAGTTTCACACCTGGAACTAATCCTCAGGCTACTGTCATGATGCTTGGAAGGTataattacaaattaatttaaaatataacgTAATGTAACTTAGTATGTTTATTCCATCTATTATAGTTTaacttgaattattttttattaacttttgatGTAGGGCTATGGGAGTGCGAATTCAGAAGGATAGACTTTCGTAAAGAAGGATTTAAGAATCATACCAATAGGGAACTCATCAAATGGATAGTTGTATGTTAACCTGTATGTCTAACAATATAAAAGTTACTATGTCACACCCATGATTTGAGTGAagaatattatgttttaaatgtatttattaaaatttccctGGTGATTTATTATGTAtgatattttaagtttaaattacttttaataaaatataatttaatctataaattgaaatgtattttaataatttcataactgATTGATTCATGATATCAATTCACataaatttagataataatattgtatatatatgcatatatgaataATATTACAAAATAGTTGTGTATGATGCTGGTTGAGTTTGTGATCTAATACTAAGCTAACTAAAACTGATattacatatatcaaaagtgaaAAAAGGTAAAAGGAATATGAAGCTTTTAGAGAGCCCTTTAACTCATATTCACTATGATTTTTGTTGGTGGAGAATCTCTGCAAATCTACTGCTTTTTTCCACTTCTCACCATAAAAGTAAAAGCCATGCATGGAATTTAATCTATCCAAAGGTTCTTTTAAAGGAGTTAAAAAAGTATATCCACAGCATAACCCATTGGCATATGCCATTTTCATCCATGGTTTATTCTGTACTGTCCTCATAAAATACTTATAAAAGAAGTTTAAGCATCAGCTGCAGAAACCTAGCGAAGCTGTTCCATAGTCCAAAACCAGAAGGAGCTGGGAGTAATAAGCAAACCAGTCTTAGGGCACCTCTCACTTAGGCAGGTAATAGTGCATATTATGGCATTTGTTCCCATGACTTGCCAAAGGAGAGTTGCCCTGTGACTGCTTCAGCTTAGCATCCTTATCGTTAGTGCCACCATGGTTTAACATGACATGAATGAGATAGATTTTTTCTTGTTTgctgaaaaggaaaaaaaaaatagcTTAAAAGCATCATCAAGTTTCTTATACTAGGAATTTGATTGCATTTTGCTCCTTCTAGATCAAAGAACAAACTGgtctttctattaaaattttcatatgtttttaCGGTTAAAAATTAGTCCATACACATTAGCATAAGGCACACACAGCACATCACATTTGCCTCGTTAATCGTACGTTAATTTTTAAtaacagaaataaataattttaaaaaaatcatataactaatttacctatttttaaataaaagaaactctAAATTAACCTAAAAGACTACCAGCTTCTAACACTCTAATCTATGGTCAATAAAAGAGGGGTTGAAAGGACAAATGATGGACATCAAATGAAAATCTGAATGAATAAATCAAAGTAAATAACCGTGGCACCATGGATCCTTTACAGAGAAGAAACGGAGTAAACAACCACTGGTTTCAGACAGTATTTGTGGACAATTTACCACCGCGTTTACATACGAAGGGTTTTACTGCATATCTTTCAGAATCATGGTAGGATTGTTGACGCATTCATCCCACACAGAAAAGGTAAATACGATCGAGGATTTGGATTTATACGTTATGCATATTGTGTTGATGCAAACAAGGAGATTGAGAGATTACATTACATGGGTTTAGTTACGGCTATAGAGTTGAAGTTAGAATGACAAGATCTGGAGTAAGAAATTCTTTTTGGAGAAAAGTCAGAGTGGAAGCCAAAATGGGTCGGGCAGGTAATGTTGAACTTGTAGAGAATGAGGCAACTAATAACTTATGCCCAGAGCTTTGGATTGATTAAGAGTCCTTCGAGTAGTGAAAGGGTACACAAGACTAATAAAGGTGCGATAGTGCAAAACTTTAGTACATTGTTGACTACCTTTGATGGTGTGAAGAAGAAGCTGAGATCAATGGCAGAGATTGAAGATAAATTGAAtttattagttgaaaaaaaagagagcaaaagcCCAGAGGTAGAAAATCCAAAGTTAAGAGGGTGGCGAAGAAGTTGCAATCACATGATCGTACTGTTAATGGCTCCCTTACTGACTGACATATGGAATCGTAAGAAGATTATATTGAAAGAAGCGGAGGAGACTTTTTTCGATTTGCAAAGTTACTCAGGTTGAATGCAGGCGACACAAGGTAGAGTTTGTGTTTCCTTTATAGATTGCGTTTGCATCCTTTCTTGAGGTAATTGTGTAGCTCCTTGGAATTCTAATGATGTTGGTGACATCAAATATGTTCTATCTTTATCGATCTTGAATGCAAACATAATAAGAATTATCATATTATTACAAATATTCTTAGAAGAATTGGTTTCTTTCGCAAAATCAATTTAAAAGACATGTTAATTAACTTTACTAAAAAAAAAGACAATTGAACCACAAGAGTTAAGTGAAATAGcatgatttatttttaatttaacccaTAATCGAAAGTTTAACTTTTGTCATGAGTatgaacaattttaaaatttgtgatcAATATTGAAACTTCATAAGGGAAAAGCCCTAAATTGTCTATTCATGAATGTATCAAGTGACCATTTATTCAACTAATTGTTATCTGTTTCCATCTCTTTTAGCAAAAAGTCCACACTTTTTCTACGATTAAACATTAGTAGAGGTCCTAGATTGAATAGTGAATATGTCTAGAAAATTGcagttcaatttaaaaaaataagtttatttttaaattataaaaattttaaaaatattagctctgttaaataataaatgatattttttaaataacaaataataaatatattctaaattaattttatttaattatttttaataatataaaaattaaattaatccatttaataatagaaagaTTGATTTAAtcaaatatgtataatataaCAACCTCTCAGTTACATTCtaccccttttattttttctctAGGAGCCATTTCCTACGTGGGAATATAAAAGaggaaatcacaatccaaattccCTTTTGTTCTATTGAACTCAACCAAAACACTATAAGGACCATAAATAAAGCAAAAGAAAAGggggaaataaaattaaaaaggggTGTGAGGATGATATGTCTGCCCTTAAAAACTCTGCCTTCTTATACTCTGTCCTCTAACCTACCATGGACGGACTATATGTAAAGATTAAAACATATATTCTCATACCCTTATATTGAACCTTTAAGAGGCCCTTAAGGTCAAAGAAGCAAAAAGAGGATATCCAATAGCATAACCCCTCCAGCATATGCTATTCACGGATAGGGTTATTCCCTCTAATACACCATTGGAAATGCTTATAAAATCAGCTGCGATTTCAAGCAAAGATTGCAGTGCAAGAACTGGCATATACATGGTGATGGGAATTAGTGAATAAGCAAACCAGTCAAAGGGCGCCTCTTACTTGGCAGGTAAGTACAGTATTTTGTGCTGTAATTAAGTATATTCAAGGGCTGGGTTCCCAACACTTAGTTTACACTGACTTGCCAAAGGAGAGTTGCCCTGTGACTGATTCAGCTTAATATCGTAAGATGATTGCCCCCACACAGGTCATTTCAACAGGTATGTttttttctatagatttgatgtAGTAGCATGATGAAAATTCTGGCATGGTGATTGGAAATTTAGCTGTAGCCTGTCCTAGAAGCAATGATACATATAAACCATGCAGCTAGCTCTTTAGATCTTAATCTTCGCCTGTTTTGCCTTGAATTATAGTAGAGATTGGAGCATAGTTTATTTCTTTGAGCATTGTGAAATGAGGGCTTGTTCCTTTTTGTAAAATGGCAAGAACTATAGCTAgatatggaaaaaaaattgtcaaaaaattTTGTTACCATAACAAGGCTAAGAGTTTAACAATAAGTCCTTTCAGAAAATGGTGGGTTCTTGGGCAGACATAGAACAGTTTGGTTTGTTTTATGTAtcctcaattttattttttcattttcagttGGGTTAAATCGTTATTAAGATTTGAACTAAGCAATTATTCTCATATTCAAAACTTGAGCTAGGTAACTGTTTTTATATTGAGGCTTGAActtttttatccaagttaatTAGTCTCTGAACTTAACAATTATTCTCATATTGAGActtaaatttgacaatttttccCACAGGCTTAAACTTTAGGTGTTTTAAGAAATATTAAAGGCTAACTtagataaaaaaatgttttagttccaacgtaaaaataattaccaaatttaaaacttaacttgaaaaaaattttaaactcaaatataaaaaattactacATTCAATTCCAATTCATacccaaaaaattatttaacccttaatttaCAATTAACTCACGAGAATAATTCACTGACAATTAAGAATGTGCCTATGATCTTAACCTGCTAAATAGGTTTTAAGGTGAATATCTAATTCAATTGAACCAAAAGCTGGATTCTGAAAATGCCCTTCCCTGCCTTTGAATTTTCTTTATTGAACAAAGATTTGGTATAAAGCTgctttatttagtatataaaatTGCATATTCTTTCGACTTTTTCACTTTTAATGATCATTTACATTTATCTAAAGAGATGATGATAATGCCGGTTATTGGGTCGACAGAAACCCAACTATGTTAGGACCCGCCAGTATCCCTCAACACTCGGACAAATTTTCGAAATAGTTgcatatttttttttaacttaattgatATGAGTATTATTAAAAATAAGTGAACGTAAGTTTGCATATGCTAGAGtgcattatctttttatttatggaTTGGAGAGCggttatgagtagttctagacATTATCATAAAGAGAACAAATTTGATCCGaatttgtaataaatttttttaaaaaaatacgaaatagttgattttgaataggtttaatatattatttgatatttgagtataatattttctttagtgatatttatgttattttttatttaattatggtaCTTGTATTTAACAAAATTGATATGTTTTGACACTTAAAAGGTAATGACGTTAATTTTTTTGgtgtttaatttagattttagggttgatttgaGTTAATGTTGTTATCTTCAAACACCAAAATATTTAGCTTTTgtcaaatataaatatcatattaaaaaaatgtcaaattcaaatataaaactaTGCATTAAGTCTTTTGAATAAAATGgacattttttaataaataaatggacatatttttttgaaaagcagacATAAGATAAGGAGAGGTGAATTTTTTAATGGATatagaataattataataataatttgtcTTGTCTCGTCTCGTCTCACCTAatcatatgaaattaaaaattagtgacaaaaatatatattatattacaatGTATGAGAGTTTGGATTTAATTTCAaacaatatttcataaaaattgtatattttaaataaaaataaggttaGATAAAATGAGACAGAAATAGATACATCTCACATTCATAAATATCATAATAATTTTCAAGattatatattcaaaataaatctaATCATGAGTCAGGACACCAGCCCAGACCTGAATGCCAACTCAAAAAGTGAGAAGATTTGGGCAAAAAATATAAGCTTGAAAAAtgagtttagataaaaaaaaaggaaaagaaaagaaaacaatgcTTGTTTTTTAAACGAACCGAGCCTtgggtaagatttttttttggtttgagcCTAGCCCgaatttgcctatttttttcactattgttttgttattgttttatgtcattttgatgttgttttgctgccattttattgttattacttagatattgtataactcttgttttatatattattaattttactactattttataagtattttagtgttattttcaatttgttaaaaaatatttattttaacatgtttagtgtatttgatatattatattttttaaatttatttttatataaaaaataatataattatttttaatatagatAGACTGAGTCAAActcgaatttaatattttttatttaggccgaactttaaatatactttttaggACGAATAAACCCGAACCAAAAATCAAATATTTACCCAATCCGATTATGATTGGTTGTAATTCACAATAAAACAAGAGAAATAATGCACAACAGATGTAACTATAAAGCAATAATAAATTGCAGGATATATCACTACATTGAACATGTACCTGTTTTCTGCTTTCTGGTAAAATATACTTACAATGGCCACACAGACACGAAATCTACCGATCAGAAGTGAGGATACGTAGCAACTCTCAAAACATTAAACCtatttataaaacaataaaaaaaatactataataAGGGCTTTTCAGATTTACTTTTCCTTCAGTTTTTATCAGGTTTATTTATCTTCACATTAGGTGTCAGCTACAGTGAAAAGTATTATAATGCAATGGGTACATTTTCGTcaacaattttaccaaaaataaagAAGCAAATGATGGCTTTACGTAAAGCGAAGTATAATAAAGTTGGCAGACTTTCCAATATGGCTCCAAAATATTTTTCAGGTCGATTATTACAGTAAATTTTATTTCTTCTGGTACATAATACACCAATCATTATGTACCTTAAAGTACAAGAAACTTATTAATCACAACATGAATTCACACAacgaaacaaagaaaaaagaaagcagTCTTTTATTGCCGCTCAATCTCTGTTATTCTCTCTCATTCTCTCTCTTTTTCCCAAGCCCTCAATTTACCACTCTGCAATTCAATCTCACTTCTCCATTTTCCATCACCCCTACATTCCCAAGCTTCACCATCGACGTGGCAAATTCTTTGAAGAACAAGCTTTGATCATTAGCAAATGATTCAACAATCCATTTAGTCCTATAATCACCATACAGGGCTTGATCGGATCCGAACACACCTTTCCCTGCCAACAGTTGTTTGTAATAATTATTATCGAAAGTTGATGCCGTGGAGTCCAAGAACTGTCCTGCATTGCCATTTTTATTTGGTTTCGGGCATTTCTTCTTCAGTGTTTCTGCGAATTCAGGGTTCATTGTAGGGTCGATGTCATGAACCGAGCTGAAATTATGGAGCCGAGCTTGGAATGAAGAACAGTGTGAGAATCCTAGGGTGTGACCTCCGGATAGGGCTACTAAGTCCTTGACCCCTAAACCTCGCTTAGTGAAGCTTTGAATGAGTGTTGAAACGTTGAAAGTTGGGGCTGGTAAGTTGATGGTTTCGGAAGCCTTGGAGATTCTGCCATCTTTTCTGCCTTTAAGTACGTTCCAGAAAGGCCCTCCTGACTGTAGGAAACAAAGAAATGTTCAGTTTTGTGCGTTTGTGTTGAGGGAAGGGGAGAGGAGAGGAGGCTAGCTAACTCTTTCTCAAGAAATTTCATGCATCTAAAACTAATTGATACTTTATCGGGTCAATAATATTATCTCCGAGTTAAGTTGGGATTCTAATATCTCAACTCCGTAAAGAGTTAGAATGTGTTAAAAGACTACCTAAAGTAACGGCGTATTCAAAAGACAAGAGTGACTAGTAGAATTAAACACCTACCAAAATGGTGATCAT from Gossypium hirsutum isolate 1008001.06 chromosome D12, Gossypium_hirsutum_v2.1, whole genome shotgun sequence includes these protein-coding regions:
- the LOC121224414 gene encoding peroxidase 66, which translates into the protein MAGFSPRKLSFSIIFLGLMTVLGSQAALDVHYYDRTCPEAEKIIRYTVLNASMHDAKVPARILRMFFHDCFIRGCDASVLLDSTPQNQAEKDGPPNISLRAFYVIDDAKTKLESACPKTVSCADIVAIAARDVVAMSGGPFWNVLKGRKDGRISKASETINLPAPTFNVSTLIQSFTKRGLGVKDLVALSGGHTLGFSHCSSFQARLHNFSSVHDIDPTMNPEFAETLKKKCPKPNKNGNAGQFLDSTASTFDNNYYKQLLAGKGVFGSDQALYGDYRTKWIVESFANDQSLFFKEFATSMVKLGNVGVMENGEVRLNCRVVN